In Vibrio tritonius, the following are encoded in one genomic region:
- a CDS encoding EAL domain-containing protein — translation MNHLIEQQNDECVVYRPNGEVLLALMGSLQPVYGPDKKSIYCFEYFSEVSFNRGEEYGCGNPFLEMDEQCMRKLVLCQLKHGAQFVKQYHQKVSFNVDLEDLSNNEFVAELLELSSDNLILELNGYYLDSSEAPAFISNIKALKRRGVELWLDAYDPRNPRHNQFLKLKLWDGVKLNPDFSITFIHNKAPLSLFAKLRAYVEKIILTDVTRPAGEQSAQINQLYSQGNYYGYPTAMGDMEEFFISDRQHA, via the coding sequence ATGAATCATCTTATTGAACAACAGAACGACGAATGTGTGGTATATCGCCCTAATGGCGAAGTGTTACTGGCTTTGATGGGATCGTTACAGCCGGTGTATGGCCCTGATAAGAAAAGTATTTACTGTTTTGAGTATTTTTCTGAAGTCTCATTTAACCGTGGTGAAGAGTACGGCTGTGGCAACCCTTTCCTTGAAATGGATGAACAATGCATGCGCAAGTTGGTGTTATGCCAGCTAAAACATGGTGCTCAATTTGTTAAGCAGTACCATCAAAAAGTGTCATTCAACGTGGATTTGGAAGACCTCAGTAACAATGAGTTCGTTGCAGAACTACTCGAACTCTCTTCAGACAATTTAATTTTAGAATTGAATGGGTATTATCTCGACTCTAGCGAAGCTCCAGCATTTATCAGCAATATAAAGGCATTGAAGCGCAGAGGCGTGGAGTTGTGGCTTGATGCTTATGATCCAAGAAATCCTCGGCACAACCAGTTTCTAAAACTAAAATTATGGGACGGCGTTAAACTTAACCCCGATTTTTCTATCACTTTTATTCATAACAAAGCCCCATTGAGCCTGTTTGCTAAGCTGAGAGCTTATGTCGAAAAAATCATCTTAACTGACGTTACTCGTCCAGCAGGAGAACAGTCGGCTCAAATTAATCAACTCTATTCACAAGGAAATTACTATGGCTACCCAACAGCCATGGGTGATATGGAAGAGTTTTTCATTTCAGATCGCCAACATGCGTAA
- the pyrE gene encoding orotate phosphoribosyltransferase, with protein MKAYQREFIEFALEREVLKFGEFTLKSGRKSPYFFNAGLFNTGSDLARLGRFYAAALADSGIKFDVLFGPAYKGIPIATTTAVALADHHNIDTPYCFNRKEAKDHGEGGNLVGSELAGRIMLVDDVITAGTAIRESMDLIQHHGADLAGVLVAIDRQEKGKGELSAIQEVERDFGCQVISIVSLADLISYLEERGTNAQQLEAVKEYRAQYGI; from the coding sequence ATGAAAGCGTACCAGCGTGAGTTTATTGAGTTTGCCCTAGAGCGTGAAGTGCTGAAATTTGGTGAGTTTACTCTGAAATCCGGACGTAAAAGCCCATATTTCTTCAACGCTGGTCTGTTTAACACCGGAAGTGATTTGGCTCGTCTAGGCCGTTTTTATGCTGCGGCATTGGCCGATTCTGGCATTAAGTTTGATGTGCTATTTGGCCCTGCTTACAAAGGGATTCCAATTGCAACCACTACAGCAGTCGCATTGGCTGATCACCACAACATCGATACGCCTTACTGTTTTAACCGTAAGGAAGCAAAAGATCACGGTGAAGGTGGCAATCTAGTCGGTAGTGAATTGGCTGGCCGTATTATGCTGGTTGATGATGTGATTACTGCAGGTACCGCCATTCGTGAATCGATGGATCTTATCCAGCATCATGGTGCTGATTTGGCCGGAGTGCTGGTGGCGATTGACCGCCAAGAGAAAGGCAAAGGCGAATTGTCCGCGATTCAAGAAGTAGAACGCGACTTTGGTTGCCAAGTGATTTCGATTGTTAGCCTTGCAGACTTGATCTCGTATCTAGAAGAGCGTGGAACAAACGCTCAGCAGTTAGAAGCCGTAAAAGAGTACCGTGCTCAATACGGTATCTAA
- the radC gene encoding RadC family protein yields MKLKQLPSDSLPREKLLKRGAHSLSDAELLAIFLRTGTQGMNVLTLADHLLNDFGSLRALFCASQEQFCSRKGLGVAKFVQLQAVVEMTQRFLAETLQRGDALTSPDQTKLYLSSVLRDRQREAFYLLFLDNQHRVIQDEILFEGTIDSASVYPREVVKRALHHNAAAVILAHNHPSGIAEPSHADRRITTRLIDALSLVDIRVLDHFVVGDGEVISFVERGWI; encoded by the coding sequence ATGAAACTCAAACAGTTGCCCAGCGATTCATTGCCGAGAGAAAAATTGTTAAAGCGAGGTGCTCACTCGTTATCGGATGCGGAGCTACTGGCGATTTTTTTACGCACAGGAACACAAGGAATGAATGTGCTGACACTCGCAGATCACTTGTTGAATGATTTTGGCTCATTGCGGGCTCTGTTTTGCGCGTCTCAAGAACAATTTTGTTCGCGCAAAGGATTGGGGGTAGCTAAGTTTGTGCAACTGCAAGCTGTGGTTGAGATGACCCAACGTTTTCTGGCAGAAACGCTGCAAAGAGGCGATGCGCTCACCAGTCCCGACCAAACTAAGCTCTATCTCTCAAGCGTGCTGCGCGATCGCCAGCGTGAAGCCTTCTATTTATTATTTCTCGATAATCAGCATCGAGTGATTCAAGATGAAATTTTGTTTGAAGGCACGATCGATTCTGCTTCTGTCTATCCTCGTGAAGTTGTGAAACGAGCGCTGCATCATAATGCGGCGGCGGTCATTCTTGCTCATAATCATCCATCGGGTATTGCCGAACCAAGTCATGCTGACCGCAGAATCACAACTCGGCTTATCGATGCCCTTTCATTGGTGGATATTCGTGTTTTAGACCATTTTGTTGTCGGTGATGGTGAAGTTATCTCTTTTGTTGAGCGCGGATGGATTTAA
- the rpmB gene encoding 50S ribosomal protein L28, protein MSRVCQVTGKRPATGNNRSHAKNATKRRFLPNLQTHRFWVESEKRFVKLRLSAKGMRIIDKKGIDAVLADMRANGENV, encoded by the coding sequence ATGTCCCGAGTATGCCAAGTAACTGGTAAGCGTCCAGCAACGGGTAACAACCGTTCACACGCAAAAAATGCTACTAAGCGTCGTTTTCTGCCGAACCTACAAACTCATCGTTTCTGGGTAGAGAGCGAAAAACGTTTTGTTAAATTACGCCTATCTGCTAAAGGCATGCGTATCATCGACAAGAAAGGCATCGATGCTGTTCTTGCTGATATGCGTGCAAACGGCGAAAACGTTTAA
- the slmA gene encoding nucleoid occlusion factor SlmA translates to MAGTKKSNRREEILQALAEMLESHEGASRITTAKLAKQVGVSEAALYRHFPSKARMFEGLIEFIEESLMTRINRIFDDEKDTLNRIRLVLQLLLAFAERNPGLTRILSGHALMFENERLRERINQLFERIETSLRQILRERKIREGKSFPVDESILAAQLLGQVEGSLNRFVRSDFKYLPTENFDQYWELLSAQLL, encoded by the coding sequence ATGGCCGGCACTAAGAAATCGAATCGTCGTGAAGAAATTCTCCAAGCCTTGGCGGAGATGTTGGAGTCCCACGAAGGCGCATCGCGCATCACAACAGCTAAGTTGGCAAAACAAGTCGGTGTATCCGAAGCGGCGCTCTATCGCCATTTTCCAAGCAAAGCTCGCATGTTTGAAGGCCTAATTGAATTCATCGAAGAGTCGTTAATGACCCGAATTAACCGTATTTTTGATGATGAGAAAGACACGCTAAATCGCATTCGTCTCGTGTTGCAGTTGTTGCTGGCGTTTGCAGAACGTAACCCTGGCTTGACACGAATTCTCTCTGGTCATGCTTTAATGTTTGAAAATGAACGCTTACGTGAGCGCATTAACCAACTTTTTGAACGGATTGAAACCTCACTACGCCAAATTTTACGTGAACGTAAGATTCGTGAAGGTAAATCATTTCCTGTCGATGAAAGCATTCTTGCCGCGCAATTACTTGGTCAAGTAGAAGGTAGCCTCAACCGTTTTGTTCGCTCCGATTTTAAATACCTTCCGACTGAAAACTTCGACCAGTATTGGGAACTGTTGAGCGCTCAGCTGCTGTAA
- a CDS encoding helix-turn-helix transcriptional regulator has translation MRLLGYKIDESKDIVIQNISLSHPEFEEYVQQLSLNKLPKIFGYKIEGGQAIDIYNELILLSKEKRILIYRSLLLPFIREVAKECNILYQPRHKIEVDRMDAVLSVLQADLGRDWHMKDVANEIAVSEMTLYRILSNAGTRFNKLLNSLRLKEAFVRIHRGEQATQVATECGFKHYSYFSRVFKEHYGIAPSEVKKQSFLISE, from the coding sequence TTGAGGTTACTTGGGTATAAAATCGATGAGAGCAAAGATATTGTAATACAGAATATTTCTTTATCTCATCCAGAGTTTGAAGAGTATGTTCAGCAGCTCTCGCTAAATAAGCTGCCTAAAATATTTGGTTATAAAATAGAAGGTGGCCAAGCCATTGATATTTACAATGAGCTCATTTTGTTATCCAAAGAAAAGAGAATACTGATTTATCGGTCACTTTTATTGCCGTTTATTCGAGAGGTGGCGAAAGAGTGCAATATTCTTTATCAGCCTCGCCACAAGATAGAAGTCGATAGAATGGATGCAGTGCTCAGTGTATTACAAGCGGATTTAGGGCGAGATTGGCATATGAAGGATGTGGCTAATGAAATCGCGGTATCAGAGATGACGTTGTATCGGATTTTATCTAATGCCGGCACTCGTTTTAATAAGCTACTCAATTCATTGCGTTTAAAAGAGGCCTTTGTTCGTATTCACCGTGGAGAACAGGCAACTCAAGTCGCTACAGAGTGTGGATTTAAACACTACTCCTATTTCTCTCGAGTGTTTAAAGAGCATTATGGTATCGCACCATCAGAGGTAAAAAAGCAGAGTTTTCTTATCTCTGAGTAA
- a CDS encoding methyl-accepting chemotaxis protein, protein MAISLRSKTKLLLLTVIPLVVITSIVTWVFYRSGVQNLKQELTQYRHDLIETRKAELKSYILMGVTAVKPLYDADQHGENQALAKQILKAMRFGDDGYFFGYNSQGITVLHGMNASLEGKNLYGLKDENGLLVIQEIIKTAKQGDGYLEFSWNKPSLHKAVQKLGYQQYLSKWDWVLGTGVYIDDIDHQVAAYRSAREAQLYSQTWYAIGLSVLGLIITIIVVSVLVARGVKPLKHIAESLQDVATGEGDLTARLAVESQDEIGDAARAFNQFMDKIHAMIKDVSRAETGIAQAVVSLNQQNAQANQQMSEHSLETDKVVTAVTEMSATAREVAQNTNSTAHAIESANEQNSAAQHEVNDAVKGIDALVKEVNTTSDAISELSAQAGQITKILSVIGDIAEQTNLLALNAAIEAARAGEQGRGFAVVADEVRSLAGRTQVSTQEIGDMLTTLNHGVEKAVKSMQVSQQRGEQTAKDSQAIRESLAGIAQVVNTIQEMGIQTASAAEEQSLVAEDINQNLVHIQQIVNELGDGVHQSVVIGESLASSGNEMSALVGNFRI, encoded by the coding sequence ATGGCGATCTCGTTACGCAGTAAGACCAAATTACTCTTACTTACCGTTATTCCGCTTGTGGTGATTACGTCTATTGTGACTTGGGTTTTCTATCGCAGCGGAGTGCAAAACTTAAAACAAGAGTTAACCCAATATCGTCACGACTTAATTGAAACGCGCAAAGCGGAGCTTAAATCCTACATATTGATGGGCGTTACAGCGGTTAAGCCTCTTTACGATGCCGATCAGCATGGAGAAAACCAAGCGTTGGCGAAGCAAATCCTAAAAGCCATGCGCTTTGGCGACGACGGCTATTTCTTTGGCTATAACTCGCAAGGCATTACGGTACTGCATGGCATGAATGCAAGTTTAGAGGGCAAAAACCTTTATGGCTTGAAAGATGAAAATGGTTTACTCGTCATTCAAGAAATCATCAAAACGGCGAAGCAAGGTGATGGGTATCTTGAGTTCTCTTGGAATAAACCGTCGTTACACAAAGCAGTGCAAAAACTGGGTTATCAACAGTACCTATCGAAATGGGACTGGGTGCTCGGGACAGGGGTTTATATTGATGACATCGATCATCAAGTGGCCGCCTATCGTAGCGCTCGTGAGGCGCAGCTTTATTCTCAAACTTGGTATGCGATTGGCTTATCGGTGCTCGGGTTAATCATTACGATTATTGTGGTGAGTGTGCTGGTGGCGCGAGGAGTTAAGCCGCTAAAACACATTGCTGAATCTTTACAGGATGTCGCAACAGGTGAGGGGGACTTAACCGCCCGCCTTGCTGTAGAAAGCCAAGATGAAATTGGTGATGCTGCGCGAGCCTTCAACCAGTTTATGGATAAAATCCATGCCATGATCAAAGACGTTAGTCGAGCAGAAACAGGTATCGCGCAAGCGGTGGTGTCACTCAATCAACAGAATGCTCAAGCCAACCAACAGATGAGTGAGCACAGCTTAGAAACCGATAAAGTGGTGACGGCAGTCACCGAAATGAGTGCCACTGCGCGAGAAGTCGCACAAAACACCAACTCCACAGCGCATGCGATTGAATCGGCAAATGAACAGAACTCTGCAGCTCAACATGAAGTAAATGATGCAGTGAAAGGCATTGATGCGTTGGTGAAAGAAGTTAATACCACATCGGATGCGATTTCTGAATTGAGCGCACAAGCGGGTCAAATCACTAAGATTTTAAGTGTGATAGGTGATATTGCCGAGCAAACCAACTTACTCGCCCTTAATGCCGCAATTGAAGCGGCGCGAGCGGGTGAGCAGGGACGAGGTTTTGCAGTAGTAGCGGATGAAGTGCGTTCACTTGCTGGCAGAACACAAGTCAGTACCCAAGAAATCGGTGATATGTTGACAACCCTCAACCACGGCGTAGAAAAAGCCGTCAAGAGTATGCAGGTCAGTCAGCAGCGTGGTGAGCAAACTGCGAAAGATTCACAAGCGATCCGAGAAAGCTTGGCGGGCATTGCTCAGGTGGTCAATACCATTCAAGAAATGGGCATTCAAACCGCATCAGCGGCAGAAGAGCAAAGTTTGGTGGCAGAAGACATCAATCAGAACCTTGTCCACATTCAGCAAATCGTGAATGAATTGGGGGATGGCGTTCATCAGTCTGTGGTGATTGGAGAATCTTTAGCATCTTCAGGTAATGAAATGAGTGCCTTGGTAGGAAACTTTAGGATCTAA
- the rph gene encoding ribonuclease PH: MRPNNRAADQVRPIKITRNYTAYAEGSVLVEFGNTKVLCNATVEESVPRWLKGQGKGWVTAEYGMLPRATHSRTRREAASGKQGGRTMEIQRLIARSLRAVVDLETMGEIMITVDCDVIQADGGTRTASITGACVAMADAFALLVNNGKLKKNPMKGLVAAVSVGILGDDVLCDLEYVEDSNADTDMNVVMTEEGKMIEIQGTAEGEPFSHEQLMQLLESAKKGIADIVQVQKEALAS, translated from the coding sequence ATGCGTCCAAACAACCGCGCGGCTGATCAAGTACGTCCTATTAAAATCACTCGCAATTACACCGCTTATGCAGAAGGTTCTGTGTTGGTAGAGTTTGGTAATACCAAAGTGCTCTGCAATGCAACGGTTGAAGAGAGCGTGCCACGTTGGCTTAAAGGTCAAGGTAAAGGTTGGGTGACCGCTGAATATGGCATGTTGCCACGCGCAACGCATTCACGTACTCGCCGTGAAGCCGCCAGCGGCAAGCAGGGTGGACGTACCATGGAAATTCAACGATTGATCGCACGTAGCTTGCGAGCGGTGGTTGACCTTGAAACCATGGGGGAAATCATGATTACCGTTGACTGTGATGTTATCCAAGCAGATGGCGGCACTCGTACAGCATCAATCACAGGTGCATGTGTGGCCATGGCCGATGCGTTTGCTCTATTGGTTAACAACGGCAAGTTAAAGAAAAACCCAATGAAAGGTTTAGTGGCTGCAGTTTCTGTGGGTATCTTGGGTGACGACGTGTTGTGTGACCTAGAGTATGTTGAAGACTCTAATGCAGATACCGACATGAACGTGGTGATGACTGAAGAGGGTAAGATGATTGAAATTCAGGGCACCGCAGAGGGTGAACCGTTCAGTCATGAGCAGTTAATGCAATTATTAGAGAGCGCCAAGAAAGGCATTGCTGATATTGTTCAAGTGCAAAAAGAGGCACTGGCCAGTTAG
- the rpmG gene encoding 50S ribosomal protein L33 gives MAKGIREKIRLVSSAGTGHFYTTDKNKRNMPGKFEIKKYDPVVRQHVVYKEAKIK, from the coding sequence ATGGCAAAAGGCATTCGTGAGAAAATCCGCCTAGTATCTTCAGCAGGTACTGGCCACTTCTACACTACTGACAAAAACAAACGTAACATGCCAGGCAAATTTGAGATCAAAAAATACGATCCAGTAGTTCGCCAGCACGTTGTGTACAAAGAAGCTAAAATCAAGTAA
- the lpxL gene encoding LpxL/LpxP family Kdo(2)-lipid IV(A) lauroyl/palmitoleoyl acyltransferase yields the protein MNQNANVDNPQFTYALLAPKYWGVWIGFGLLALFVNVLPYSWLLAMGRSLGKFSMRFAKGRVHTARRNLELAFPEMSQLEIDRFISENFKNTGAGLAETGIAWFWPTWRFKRRIVEHNTQPLREYEDQGKGVLLCCVHALNLEVTARAFAVIGLPGYGVFRPHDNPAYNFIQYWGRTHNGNRVVDRKDLKQMVRVMREGYRLFYLPDHDYGRKNAAYVPLFAVEDACTTTGTSILAKLSKCGIVIGSGFRNQDGKYDLIADKAIDADFPQRDAVAAAGYMNKFVEELILRAPEQWMWLHRRFKHEANPDYKGRRYQ from the coding sequence ATGAATCAAAACGCAAATGTAGACAATCCTCAATTCACTTATGCTCTATTAGCTCCCAAATATTGGGGAGTATGGATTGGCTTTGGTCTTTTGGCTCTGTTTGTTAATGTCTTGCCTTATTCATGGCTACTCGCTATGGGAAGAAGCTTAGGCAAATTCTCCATGCGCTTTGCTAAAGGTCGTGTCCACACGGCGCGCCGTAATCTTGAATTGGCATTCCCTGAAATGAGCCAGCTTGAGATTGACCGCTTTATTTCGGAAAACTTCAAAAATACTGGAGCCGGTTTGGCTGAAACAGGCATTGCTTGGTTTTGGCCCACTTGGCGTTTTAAACGTCGGATTGTCGAACACAATACTCAACCGCTACGTGAATACGAAGACCAAGGGAAAGGCGTTTTACTCTGCTGTGTACATGCACTGAATCTCGAAGTGACTGCTCGCGCTTTTGCAGTGATTGGCTTACCAGGTTATGGCGTATTTCGTCCACACGATAATCCAGCCTACAATTTTATTCAGTATTGGGGCCGCACTCACAATGGTAATCGCGTCGTTGACCGTAAAGATTTAAAACAGATGGTGCGCGTGATGCGCGAAGGATACCGCCTGTTTTACTTGCCTGATCATGACTACGGTAGAAAGAATGCTGCTTATGTACCGTTATTTGCTGTAGAGGACGCGTGTACAACAACGGGTACCAGTATTTTGGCAAAGCTCAGTAAATGCGGCATTGTGATTGGCTCTGGTTTTAGAAATCAAGACGGTAAGTACGACCTTATTGCCGATAAAGCTATCGATGCTGATTTTCCTCAAAGAGACGCCGTTGCCGCTGCAGGATATATGAACAAGTTTGTTGAAGAACTTATTCTGCGCGCACCAGAACAATGGATGTGGCTCCACCGCCGCTTTAAACATGAAGCTAATCCTGACTATAAAGGACGTCGTTATCAATAG
- a CDS encoding EAL domain-containing protein, translated as MEYLFKFYNDRCIILDRDCQELAAFEFCLQPIFRPKNKSVYAFELLSKVHFHSGEYYANDDFFDSIDDNFMKELLILQMSYAAEHLVESDIKLTFNIPVSCLYDGEFIKRLINNRRGNYVIEVGDIASYIPSKDLINNLKSLKSSGIEVWLDEYDVSQKENNQCLDIFPWDGIKVDKNFLYFIGDEVKLSPLVGILKLYTSKVIVEGVETNFQRNFVILNNTLAQGYFYSYPVDFAQANRMIQEQQIHLESSSNHQELSTQNTLKPVIL; from the coding sequence ATGGAATACCTATTTAAATTCTATAACGACAGATGCATTATTCTTGATCGTGATTGCCAAGAATTGGCGGCATTTGAATTTTGTTTGCAGCCAATTTTTCGACCAAAGAATAAGTCAGTTTATGCATTTGAGTTATTATCCAAGGTACATTTTCACTCAGGTGAGTACTATGCTAACGATGACTTTTTTGACAGTATAGATGATAACTTCATGAAAGAATTGCTGATTCTACAGATGTCTTATGCTGCAGAACATCTAGTTGAATCGGATATCAAGCTAACATTTAACATTCCAGTATCCTGCTTATACGATGGTGAGTTCATCAAGCGCTTGATCAATAATCGTCGAGGTAATTACGTCATTGAAGTAGGCGATATTGCTTCTTACATTCCATCAAAAGATCTCATTAATAACCTTAAATCTTTGAAATCATCGGGTATTGAGGTGTGGTTAGATGAGTATGATGTGAGCCAAAAAGAGAACAACCAATGTTTAGATATTTTTCCATGGGACGGCATCAAAGTAGATAAGAACTTCCTCTACTTTATTGGTGACGAAGTGAAACTGTCTCCTTTGGTTGGTATTTTAAAACTCTACACTTCTAAAGTGATTGTAGAAGGCGTAGAAACCAACTTTCAGCGAAACTTTGTAATTCTAAACAATACCTTGGCTCAAGGTTACTTCTATTCTTATCCAGTAGATTTTGCTCAAGCAAATCGTATGATCCAAGAACAACAGATTCACCTAGAGTCCAGTTCAAATCATCAAGAGTTATCCACTCAAAATACCCTTAAGCCTGTGATTTTATAA
- a CDS encoding YicC/YloC family endoribonuclease: MIYSMTAYARKEVKGDWGSAVWEIRSVNQRYLETYFRLPEQFRGLEPVLRERFRQRLARGKVECSLRFEANQAAQSDLIINEALAEQVIKAANQIMHMTGELSRINPFQVMQWQGVMETPEQDMDVINKALLEAFDEAVTEFIEARGREGANMKELIEQRLTAISEEVVKVRARMPEILEWQRERLTTKFEEAKVEMDPTRIEQEMILLAQKSDVAEELDRLDSHVKEARNILKKGGACGRRLDFMMQEFNRESNTLASKSISTDITASGVELKVLIEQMREQIQNIE, encoded by the coding sequence ATGATTTACAGCATGACCGCGTATGCACGCAAAGAAGTGAAAGGTGACTGGGGCAGTGCCGTTTGGGAAATTCGTTCGGTTAACCAGCGTTATTTGGAAACCTACTTCCGTTTACCAGAACAGTTCCGCGGTCTAGAGCCTGTACTGCGCGAACGTTTTCGCCAACGTTTAGCGCGCGGTAAAGTGGAATGCAGCCTAAGATTCGAAGCCAACCAAGCCGCACAAAGCGATTTAATCATCAATGAAGCCCTTGCAGAGCAAGTGATTAAAGCCGCAAACCAAATCATGCATATGACCGGTGAGCTTAGTCGCATTAATCCATTCCAAGTCATGCAATGGCAAGGGGTTATGGAAACACCTGAGCAAGATATGGATGTGATCAACAAAGCACTGCTAGAAGCATTCGACGAGGCCGTGACGGAATTTATTGAAGCTCGAGGCCGTGAAGGCGCCAACATGAAAGAGTTGATTGAACAACGCCTCACTGCGATTAGCGAAGAGGTCGTCAAGGTTCGAGCGCGCATGCCAGAAATCCTAGAATGGCAACGTGAACGCCTCACCACTAAATTCGAAGAAGCGAAAGTGGAAATGGATCCAACGCGTATTGAGCAAGAAATGATCCTATTGGCACAAAAATCCGATGTCGCTGAAGAGTTAGACCGTTTAGATTCGCATGTGAAAGAGGCTCGCAACATCCTGAAAAAAGGTGGCGCATGTGGCCGCCGTTTAGATTTCATGATGCAAGAATTCAACCGTGAATCGAACACACTAGCGTCAAAATCTATCAGCACGGATATCACTGCTTCAGGCGTGGAACTCAAAGTGCTTATTGAACAGATGCGTGAGCAGATTCAGAATATCGAATAA
- the coaBC gene encoding bifunctional phosphopantothenoylcysteine decarboxylase/phosphopantothenate--cysteine ligase CoaBC codes for MQTLAGKKILLGISGGIAAYKCAELTRRLIERGAEVRVVMTKAAEAFITPLTMQAVSGKPVSDSLFDPAAEASMGHIELAKWADLVLLAPATADLIARISAGMGNDLLSTLVLATDAPVAVSPAMNQQMYRNVATQENLATLERRGYTIWGPDAGEQACGDVGPGRMLDPMELVHRCEDFFGPKPLEGKRVLLTAGPTREALDPVRYLSNHSSGKMGFAIAQAAVKLGAKVTLVAGPVTLATPAGVQRIDVISAVDMHQTVMSHAASHDIFIGCAAVADYRPESIAEHKIKKTAENDNLVITMVKNPDIVASVGAMTENRPFTVGFAAETQDVEKYARDKLLKKNLDMICANDVSIAGQGFNSNDNALTIYGRDCEQSLPLASKAQLAQSLMLLINNKL; via the coding sequence ATGCAAACATTAGCAGGAAAAAAAATTCTGCTTGGTATCAGTGGCGGTATCGCTGCTTATAAATGTGCAGAGTTAACACGCCGCCTTATTGAACGCGGTGCAGAAGTCCGCGTGGTAATGACTAAAGCCGCGGAAGCGTTTATTACTCCATTAACCATGCAAGCGGTATCGGGAAAGCCTGTCTCTGATAGCTTATTTGACCCAGCAGCAGAAGCCTCCATGGGGCATATTGAACTGGCAAAATGGGCCGATCTCGTGCTACTCGCACCAGCAACTGCCGATTTAATCGCTCGTATCAGTGCCGGCATGGGCAATGACCTATTATCGACATTAGTTCTCGCAACGGATGCGCCAGTTGCAGTCTCCCCAGCGATGAATCAGCAGATGTATCGCAATGTTGCCACTCAAGAAAACCTTGCCACCCTAGAACGTCGCGGCTACACCATTTGGGGGCCAGATGCCGGCGAACAAGCGTGTGGTGATGTCGGCCCTGGCCGTATGCTTGACCCAATGGAATTAGTGCATCGCTGCGAAGATTTCTTTGGCCCAAAGCCTCTTGAAGGGAAACGTGTTCTGCTCACTGCAGGTCCAACTCGTGAAGCACTCGACCCCGTTCGTTACCTCTCAAATCACAGCTCAGGCAAAATGGGCTTTGCCATTGCACAAGCCGCTGTGAAACTGGGGGCTAAAGTGACGCTAGTGGCCGGGCCGGTTACGTTAGCAACGCCAGCTGGCGTGCAGCGCATTGATGTCATCTCGGCAGTCGACATGCACCAAACGGTAATGAGTCATGCTGCGTCACACGATATTTTTATTGGCTGCGCCGCAGTGGCAGATTATCGACCAGAATCAATTGCTGAGCACAAAATCAAAAAAACCGCTGAGAATGATAACCTTGTCATTACTATGGTAAAAAATCCTGATATCGTTGCATCCGTTGGCGCGATGACAGAAAACCGACCTTTTACGGTTGGCTTCGCAGCAGAAACACAGGATGTGGAAAAGTACGCTCGCGATAAACTGCTCAAGAAAAATCTCGATATGATTTGTGCTAACGACGTTTCTATTGCTGGTCAGGGATTCAATAGTAACGATAACGCGCTCACCATTTATGGTCGTGATTGTGAGCAAAGCTTGCCTTTAGCAAGTAAGGCACAACTCGCGCAGTCCCTGATGCTATTAATTAATAACAAGCTTTAG